The segment GGTGTTTGGGGAAGTCATGCCGCAGGCGGTTATGGTTTATACGGAACAGCCGGAACCAATGGATATGGTGTAGTAGCCTCATCAAGTGGAACCGGATATGCAGTTTGGGGGATTAATGGAAGTGCAACGGGATATGCAGGTTATTTTTCCGGAAGAGTAAATGTTACGGGCGCCTTAAGCAAGGGTAGCGGAACATTTAAAATAGATCACCCTCTCGACCCTGCTAACAAATACCTGTATCACTCGTTTGTGGAGTCCCCAGATATGAAGAACATTTATGATGGTGTTGTTTCGTTGGATGCGTCAGGCAGGGCAGAGGTTATTCTTCCGGAATGGTTTGAGGCCCTGAACAAGGACTTCCGTTATCAACTTACTTGTATGGGAGGCCATGCCCCGGTTTTTGTAGAGCGTGAAATTTCAGGTAATCGTTTCAGTATCGCAGGAGGAACCCCGGGAATGAAAGTATCATGGCAGGTAACGGGTATTCGTAAAGATCCATATGCTGAGAAAAACCGTGTAAAAGTGGAAGAGAACAAACCTGATCATGAACGTGGAAAATATCTATACCCTGAAGCATATAACCTGCCTGTTTCCATGGGAATTGGTTATCAAACCCAACCGATAAGTAGTACCGATCCACAACAGATTAATCCTTCCAGGCGAAGCAGTGAAGATTTGAAAGCAGAGCAAGAAAGGTTAAGTAAGGATCCAAATCCTGGAAGGAAAAATAATGCTGGTCAAATTGAAATGCCTAAACTTAAGAAGCAATGAGAAATCCCAAACCCTGTTTTTACACATTGATTTTTTTTATAGCTCCTTTATTTGCACTAGGTCAAAGTTTTTATATAAATCCGGGTACAACAGTATTTGTGCAATCAGGCTCTGCGCTTTCGGTTAGAGATAGTTTGGTCAACAACGGTACGTTAACAAACAACGGCTCCCTTGTTATGGGCGGTGTATGGCTTAACAATGGTACGTATGTTCCCGGTGAAGGGCGTATAACCTTCAACAGTACTTCCGGTGAGCAAATCATAAACCATAATGCACAGGCTTTTAGTTGGCTAACGATTGATGGTAGCGGCATAAAGAAATTTCTGGCCGATATTGTTGTGGAGCGTGAGCTTATCCTTACCAACGGTATTATGGTGGCCGAGAATAACTCGAAAATTATTTTTGATGAATCTGTGGTAATTACCGGTGGCTCGGATCAGTCGCACGTTCAGGGTGCGGTCCAACATTCCGGTTCAGGTAATAAATTATTCCCGATCGGGAATGGAACCACGTATTTACCTGTACAAATAACTGGAATAACATCAGCGGCTACTCAGGTAAGGGTTTCAAGCACTGAACTTGGCGGATCAGTTCTTCCGAAATCAAGTTCATTAAAAAGCATTTCTGATCAACGCTATTTTACGGTTGATGTAGTGACTGGCTCACTCCAAAATGCCACAGTTACATTGCCGGTTCGAAATGAGAATAGCCTGAGCGGTGGACTTCAATCATTGGTTGTCGCGCAAGCCTCAGCACTTAATGATCCGTTTACGAGCTTGGGTCAGTCTAATTCCACAGGATCGTTGTCCACCGGTACAGTAACCTCTGCTCAAGCACCAACGGAAACATTGCTTGCCGTAGCCAGTGCAGATAATTCAGGTATTGAAGTGTTCAACGCTATTGCCCCAAATGGTTTTGAGCTTAACCAATATATGCGCATTGCTAATTTACCATTCCCGAATAAGGTGCTGATTTTTAATCGTTGGGGTGATAAGGTATACGAAGTGGAGAATTATGATGATACCGTACCCGGTAAACGTTTTGCCGGATTAGATACAAAAGGCAATGAGTTGCCTTCCGGTAACTATTTCTACAAAATAGAAGTGGATCAAAAAGAAGTGAAAACCGGCTATCTTTCCCTTAAGCGTTAAAAGGGTCTGCTGGGATCAAACTTCTCCAGGTAATCGGCAACACGTCTAACAAAACTTCCACCCAGTGATCCATCCACTACACGGTGGTCATACGAGTGTGATAAAAACATTTTATGGCGAACCACTATCGCATCACCATACGGTGTTTCCACCACCGCTGGTTTTTTAAGAATGGCCCCGGTAGCCATTATACCAACTTGTGGCTGAACAATAATGGGTGTGCCCATCACATTTCCAAAGGAGCCAACGTTGGTTAAAGTATAGGTACCTCCGGTTAATTCATCGGGTTTAAGTTTGTTTTCACGGGCACGAACGGCAAGATCGTTTACCAGTTTAGCTAAGCCACTAATGTTGTATTGATCGGCATTTTTGATAACCGGAACAATCAGGTTACCCGAAGGAAGGGCTACCGCCATTCCAATATTGATCTCTTTCTTTCGTATTATACGATCACCATCAACTTGTATGTTGATCATCGGGAAATCTTTGATCGCCTGCACAAGGGCCTCTACAAAAATTGGTGTGAAGGTTATGGATTCCCCATACCGCTTTTGAAATTCATTCTTCACACTATTTCGCCAGTATACAATGTTGGTAACATCAGCTTCTACAAAGGAAGTTACGTGAGGAGAAATCCGTTTTGAATCCACCATGCGCTCGGCAATCATTTTGCGCATGCGGTCCATCTGGATGATTTCATCGCCCGCGCTAACTGATACCGGCACACCTTGCGGGGCTTTAAACTGCTGTGTGGCCTGGATGGTTTGCCCTAATTTGCGGTGCTGAACGTAGGTTAGAATATCTTTTTTGGTTACACGGCCTTCCAACCCGGTACCGGGAATAGTTTCTAATTCCGCAATCGCAATATTTTCTTCTTTGGCGATGTTTTTAACAAGAGGAGAATAAAATCGCGAAGCGGATTTGTAATCAGCAATATGATGCGAGGCACCGTTGCCATTGGTTGATGTCGCGGCAATTGTTTCTTTCTTAGAACCTGAAACAGGTGCTGCTACTTGTTTGGGTTCATCCGATTTGGGCTCAGCAGTAACGCCTGCTTCGACATCAGTTGTGATAATAGCAATGGGTTTTCCAACCTTAACCACCTCGCCTTCTTTAGCCAGTATTTCTTTTAATACACCGGCATGGGTGGAGGGAACTTCGGTATCAACCTTATCGGTGGCCACTTCCAATACCGACTCATCTTGCTCAATTTTATCGCCCGGTTTTTTTAACCAGGTTAAAATGGTGGCTTCCATTATACTTTCACCCATTTTGGGCATTATCAGCTCAACTAGCGCCATAATTCAAACGTTTACGGGGGCAAAGTTAGCATTTTTGATGTGTTATTGAACAGGACAAAAAGCCCCTGAAATCTGTTCACTTATCATTTTTTAAGCATGATTTCTATCG is part of the Cyclobacteriaceae bacterium genome and harbors:
- a CDS encoding gliding motility-associated C-terminal domain-containing protein translates to MRNPKPCFYTLIFFIAPLFALGQSFYINPGTTVFVQSGSALSVRDSLVNNGTLTNNGSLVMGGVWLNNGTYVPGEGRITFNSTSGEQIINHNAQAFSWLTIDGSGIKKFLADIVVERELILTNGIMVAENNSKIIFDESVVITGGSDQSHVQGAVQHSGSGNKLFPIGNGTTYLPVQITGITSAATQVRVSSTELGGSVLPKSSSLKSISDQRYFTVDVVTGSLQNATVTLPVRNENSLSGGLQSLVVAQASALNDPFTSLGQSNSTGSLSTGTVTSAQAPTETLLAVASADNSGIEVFNAIAPNGFELNQYMRIANLPFPNKVLIFNRWGDKVYEVENYDDTVPGKRFAGLDTKGNELPSGNYFYKIEVDQKEVKTGYLSLKR
- a CDS encoding 2-oxo acid dehydrogenase subunit E2; its protein translation is MALVELIMPKMGESIMEATILTWLKKPGDKIEQDESVLEVATDKVDTEVPSTHAGVLKEILAKEGEVVKVGKPIAIITTDVEAGVTAEPKSDEPKQVAAPVSGSKKETIAATSTNGNGASHHIADYKSASRFYSPLVKNIAKEENIAIAELETIPGTGLEGRVTKKDILTYVQHRKLGQTIQATQQFKAPQGVPVSVSAGDEIIQMDRMRKMIAERMVDSKRISPHVTSFVEADVTNIVYWRNSVKNEFQKRYGESITFTPIFVEALVQAIKDFPMINIQVDGDRIIRKKEINIGMAVALPSGNLIVPVIKNADQYNISGLAKLVNDLAVRARENKLKPDELTGGTYTLTNVGSFGNVMGTPIIVQPQVGIMATGAILKKPAVVETPYGDAIVVRHKMFLSHSYDHRVVDGSLGGSFVRRVADYLEKFDPSRPF